One window of Cryptococcus neoformans var. grubii H99 chromosome 11, complete sequence genomic DNA carries:
- a CDS encoding elongation factor Ts, mitochondrial codes for MALLSAAPRVLRLPRRLPLRASLPPLRALATPAAQKVPVSLIAALRKQHPVPLAQAREALERSNLDLAAALDYLRTSTSASAEKKAAKVSGRDTNEGLIAISLLGGKRVGMIHLACETDFVARNQVFLDTARGVAETTAFLDVPGDHEKPQITSSPYVFDPILDFPTESLLSAPLISLRAADTADGSLSPLPTSEPTTIKQSLLSSLAQTGENLKLLRAVSFAAPFPSTPDVRFVPGGYAHGGLTDKEGKVGGIVVLSVTSADPEKPIASIIHGPGGDDLEKAAESLARTVARQIVGFPTKVIDRGDRAVEDEEVLMEQPFMMFNGDSRSVRDVLAEWGKERGVVLKVVGMRRWAVGDEIEIKEKETEA; via the coding sequence ATGGCCCTCCTTTCCGCCGCCCCCCGCGTGCTCCGGCTGCCCCGCCGGCTGCCTCTCCGGGCCTCCCTTCCGCCCCTCCGTGCCCTCGCAACTCCGGCCGCCCAAAAGGTGCCCGTCTCCTTGATCGCCGCACTCCGGAAGCAGCACCCCGTCCCCCTCGCCCAGGCCCGCGAGGCTCTCGAGCGCTCCAACCTCGACCTCGCCGCCGCGCTCGACTATCTccgcacctccacctccgccTCTGCAGAGAAAAAGGCGGCAAAGGTCTCTGGAAGGGACACGAATGAGGGGCTCATCGCCATCTCGCTCCTCGGCGGCAAGAGAGTAGGCATGATCCATCTCGCCTGCGAAACAGACTTTGTAGCTAGAAACCAGGTCTTTTTAGACACCGCCCGCGGTGTCGCAGAGACCACCGCCTTCCTCGACGTCCCAGGCGACCACGAGAAGCCGCAGatcacctcctctccctaCGTCTTCGACCCCATCCTCGACTTCCCTACAGAATCCCTCTTGTCCGCACCCCTTATCTCTCTTCGTGCCGCCGACACCGCCGACggctctctttcccctctccCCACCTCTGAACCTACCACCATCAAGCAGAGCTTactctcttcccttgcGCAAACAGGTGAAAATCTCAAGCTTCTCAGAGCAGTCTCCTTTGCTGcccccttcccttccacACCCGACGTCCGGTTCGTCCCCGGCGGCTACGCCCATGGTGGCCTCACAGAtaaggaaggcaaggtcGGAGGTATCGTCGTCCTTTCCGTGACCAGTGCCGATCCTGAAAAACCCAttgcttccatcatccacggCCCCGGGGGCGATGACCTCGAAAAAGCCGCCGAGTCCTTGGCGCGAACAGTCGCCAGGCAGATCGTCGGTTTCCCCACAAAGGTCATTGACAGAGGCGATAGGGCGGtagaggacgaagaagttTTGATGGAGCAGCCCTTTATGATGTTCAATGGCGATTCTAGAAGTGTCAGAGATGTTTTGGCTGAATGGGGCAAGGAAAGGGGCGTCGTGCTCAAGGTCGTTGGCATGAGGAGATGGGCAGTCGGAGACGAAATTGAgatcaaggaaaaggaaacaGAGGCTTAG
- a CDS encoding tetracycline efflux protein: protein MDAKRLASHSSIMTLVNVSDNPGPQSDSATASAKDDDNSSSIPPTSRPSDIADYSIAPFPTSRSEVQAPTQNAPLVRASTSGSYHAQNALRRMTTHETGEFVEDRDGGAEEDDGLHTHDEEHEHGHGQDDFNHQEHSEQSHRSLRSGERKEDNREQGKDEEAKIEGKKSGQKKKFELQDQTNLLPTKQVIFVFVGLTCALFCSLLDQTIVTTALPTLGQVFGRADISPWVGTAYLLTSTATQPVYGRLSDIFGRKFTLLGCLFIFLMGSLACALAQTMIQLIIFRAIQGLGGGGILTLAMIIISDVVSLKERGKYQGITGCVVALANSCGPIVGGAFTENASWRWCFYINLPLTSISMIIIVFLLPLRRVRGSIIAKIKKLDFYGSILTLAWAAPFLIALSWAGSQYPWDSAAVLVPLLVGLALLGLFIFVEAKMVSLPLVPMHIFKNVSVSACFFTTFMNGLSFYATLYYLPQYFQIVRGASAIRSGVLTLPLMLVQTVTSFTTGIIQSKTGDYWWNLVVGYTIWTIGLGLLSSITPTTSIAKLSGYQIIVGIGAGQTFQTGLVAIQASVERKDMATATGLRNFLRQMGGTIALAACNSIVNNCVRRNISGVLPGTAYQTILEDPTKATSLGLTASEVSAVTDAYSRGINEVFWFCAPCVGICIPITIFLVKKVTLNRSDDAVRKAEAKAWVESKKAKRAKKRKGSEETVVNSGASTIIAKEEKKRDGRIGKEQ from the exons ATGGACGCGAAACGGCTTGCGTCCCATTCCTCCATAATGACCCTCGTCAATGTCTCTGATAATCCCGGTCCGCAGTCAGACTCAGCTACAGCGAGCGCCAAAGACGACGACAATAGCTCCTCTATCCCTCCGACATCTCGCCCTTCGGACATAGCCGATTACTCTATCGCTCCTTTTCCAACTTCCCGATCAGAAGTGCAAGCTCCCACACAGAATGCTCCATTAGTAAGAGCATCAACAAGCGGAAGCTACCATGCACAGAATGCACTGAGACGAATGACCACGCATGAAACAGGCGAGTTTGTGGAAGATCGAGATGGGGGagcggaggaggacgatggGCTGCATACTCACGACGAAGAGCATGAGCATGGACACGGGCAGGATGATTTCAATCATCAAGAGCACTCAGAACAAAGTCACAGGAGTCTTCGTTCGGGGGAACGTAAAGAAGACAATCGAGAGCAagggaaggatgaagaagctaAAATAGAGGGTAAAAAGTCtgggcagaagaagaagtttgAGCTGCAAGATCAGACGAACCTGTTGCCAACCAAGCAAGTTATATTTGTCTTTGTTGGACTAACTTGCGCTTTATTTTGCTCTCTACTGGATCAAACCAT CGTGACTACTGCTTTACCGACTTTGGGACAAGTATTTGGAAGGGCAGACATTAGTCCTTGGGTTGGGACGGCTTATCTATTGACTTCGACG GCAACTCAACCGGTGTATGGAAGACTATCAGATATCTTTGGCCGAAAGTTCACCCTTTTGGGCTGTTTATTCATATTCCTGATGGGCTCTCTAGCTTGTGCCCTTGCCCAG ACCATGATCCAATTGATTATATTTCGGGCAATACAAGGCttgggaggtggtggaatATTGACGTTGGCAATGATCATCA tttCCGATGTGGTTTCCTTGAAAGAAAGGGGAAAATACCAAGGTATCACTGGATGCGTTGTTGCGCTTGCCAACTCTTGCGGTCCCATAGTTGGCGGAGCCTTCACAGAGAATGCCTCTTGGAGATGGTGCTTT TATATAAATCTCCCCCTGACATCTATTTCCATGATCATAAttgtcttccttctcccgcTGCGTCGCGTTCGCGGCTCAATAATCGCCAAGATCAAGAAACTTGATTTCTACGGATCTATCCTCACGCTGGCATGGGCCGCACCGTTCCTCATTGCTCTATCTTGGGCGGGGAGCCAGTATCCATGGGACAGCGCGGCGGTACTGGTCCCGCTGCTTGTGGGTCTGGCATTGTTGGGTCTGTTCATATTTGTGGAGGCCAAGATGGTGAGCCTGCCACTTGTCCCGATGCACATCTTCAAGAATGTCTCGGTGTCGGCATGCTTCTTTACCACCTTTATGAACGGATTGAGCTTTTACGCCACTCTTTAT TATCTTCCGCAGTACTTCCAGATTGTCCGAGGGGCGTCTGCAATCAGGTCGGGTGTTTTGACCCTACCGCTCATGCTGGTTCAAACAGTTACCTCATTCACCACTGGTATAATCCAATCCAAAACGGGTGACTACTGGTGGAACCTCGTTGTAGGGTACACCATCTGGACGATCGGTCTCGGTCTGTTATCGTCCATTACACCTACGACGAGTATTGCCAAGCTGTCGGGCTACCAGATTATTGTCGGCATCGGTGCCGGTCAGACCTTCCAGACGGGCTTGGTGGCTATCCAAGCGAGtgtggagaggaaagacaTGGCAACTGCGACGGGTCTTCGAAATTTTCTTCGACAGATGGGTGGAACGATAGCGCTCGCGGCGTGCAACTCGATTGTAAATAATTGTGTGAGACGTAACATTTCTGGGGTTTTGCCTGGAACAGCGTACCAAACGATTCTGGAAGATCCTACCAAGGCGACGAGCTTGGGTCTGACTGCGTCAGAAGTGAGTGCTGTGACAGACGCCTATT CGCGGGGCATCAATGAAGTCTTTTGGTTTTGTGCGCCTTGCGTGGGGATCTGTATACCAATAACGATCTTCTTGGTTAAAAAAGTGACGCTGAACCGAAGCGACGACGCTGTGAGAAAGGCCGAGGCAAAGGCATGGGTGGAGAGTAAAAAAGCGAAACgggcaaagaagagaaaggggagTGAAGAGACAGTGGTGAACAGTGGGGCATCGACGATAATagcaaaggaggaaaaaaagcGTGATGGACGGATAGGAAAAGAGCAGTGA
- a CDS encoding AGC/PKC protein kinase, producing MASNDPKAKVILQSIATEKRNIEGARAVIRAFEASSKNETVIQQAQNEIRTATMSIKFLEDELAKLQVDGSGASSGTPGRGEPSGRAGAGVPGRQGPQGIATTSPGGRGMAGDRERPLPPPPPGAEQDNAKKPETKNYSQLDLLRYDAPLTGAKITRMLNQLQFKLQVEEQYRTGIEKMAQAYRAEGDKRLKSETDAKKSESEGKIQLLRKAKKRYESLAKFGGAVEDDEDLMSDGKRKEALRKPISGKLVISLRSARDLNHRTLPRRSSKTYSETTVIIKVEGNERAVSHPSRNDKWHEDFHIPVEKANEVEITIYDTVAPGDSAPIGMLWLRVSDLVEALRRQKVGIEGQGAGWVTAATAATMGPRSSGNAPDSVTLHSAGTLRGRPDAEGKGPDGIDGWWSVEPAGAISLRMDFVKDTVAGARRPYEALGRQGAVRMRKGDVYEMNGHKFVQRQFYQPIMCALCQEFLLTGEGYQCEDCRYACHKKCYPKVVTKCISKSNADGEGDEEKINHRIPHRFTSYTNMSANWCCHCGYMLPFGRKNAVKCSECALTCHQTCSHLVPDFCGMTMEMANLLLKNLRDIKTTQHRKPVPSTSTSSSVSTLPSYHSQEARSHPVQSAAPQQPALSPHPPAGTLPSADQRPIQPQAQNQQTGAYDNLRPAGGRAMPQLPPVAVPSSKISFEGERPQEPHAQIHPVMPSAQPQPQTLPPSAQSVQPPVKPHYVPQPPVQQQVTQRLPPQQPVMTRKRKVGLDDFNFLAVLGKGNFGKVMLAEEKTSSNLYAIKVLKKEFIIENDEVESTQSEKRVFLAAAQERHPFLLGLHSCFQTETRVYFVMEYISGGDLMLHIQKKQFTLRQAKFYACEVLLALQYFHSKGIIYRDLKLDNILLTLDGHVKVADYGLCKEEMWFGKTTSTFCGTPEFMAPEILLEQRYGRAVDWWAFGVLTYEMLLGQSPFRGEDEDEIFDAILEDEPLYPITMPRDAVSLLQRLLTRDPTRRLGAGEGDAEEIKQHLFFRDVNFDDVYHKRIPPPYFPVIGNATDTSNFDQEFTREQPTLTPVHTQLSEADQKEFAGFSWIAPWAAAQA from the exons ATG GCGTCCAATGATCCCAAGGCCAAGGTGATCCTTCAGAGCATCGCGACGGAGAAGCGCAACATCGAAGGTGCCCGAGCCGTCATCCGAGCATTCGAAGCCTCATCAAAAAACGAAACTGTAATACAACAGGCTCAGAATGAAATACGCACAGCGACGATGTCCATCAAATTCCTTGAAGATGAGTTAGCAAAGCTGCAGGTGGACGGATCAGGTGCATCTTCTGGGACTCCAGGGAGGGGTGAGCCATCTGGCAGGGCGGGGGCAGGAGTTCCCGGAAGGCAAGGGCCACAGGGAATAGCCACGACTAGTccaggaggaaggggaatgGCTGGAGATCGGGAAAGGCCCCtgccccctccaccacctgGAGCTGAGCAAGACAACGCCAAAAAGCCTGAAACGAAAAACTATTCTCAATTAG ATTTGTTACGATATGACGCACCACTGACCGGAGCTAAAATTACTCGAATGTTAAATCAGCTTCAATTCAAATTGCAAGTTGAAGAGCAATACAGGACGGGTatcgagaagatggcgCAAGCATACCGGGCTGAGGGTGATAAGAGATTGAAAAGCGAGACGGACGCTAAAAAGTCTGAAAGTGAGGGGAAGATACAACTGTTaaggaaggcaaagaagaggtATGAATCGCTGGCCAAATTCGGTGGAGCTgtggaagacgacgaag ACTTGATGTCTGATGGAAAACGCAAGGAGGCTCTTCGTAAACCCATCTCCGGCAAATTGGTAATCTCTCTTCGCTCTGCTCGTGATCTTAACCATCGcacccttcctcgtcgTTCTTCGAAAACCTATTCAGAAACTACAGTCATCATTAAGGTTGAAGGTAACGAACGTGCTGTCTCTCATCCCTCACGAAACGATAAGTGGCACGAAGACTTCCATATTCCGGTGGAAAAAGCCAATGAGGTAGAAATTACTATTTACGATACGGTTGCCCCCGGTGATTCAGCTCCCATTGGGATGCTCTGGTTGCGAGTGAGCGATCTTGTAGAGGCATTGCGAAGACAAAAAGTCGGAATTGAAGGCCAAGGTGCTGGCTGGGTGACAGCTGCGACTGCCGCAACGATGGGCCCGAGGAGCAGCGGCAATGCGCCAGACTCGGTTACGCTGCACAGTGCTGGAACTTTGAGAGGCAGGCCGGACGCAGAAGGCAAAGGGCCTGACGGGATCGACGGCTGGTGGTCTGTTGAACCTGCTGGTGCGATATCATTGAGAATGGATTTTG TAAAGGATACGGTGGCTGGTGCGCGTCGTCCTTACGAAGCCCTTGGCCGACAGGGTGCCGTTCGTATGCGAAAGGGCGATGTCTACGAAATGAATGGTCACAAATTCGTACAACGCCAGTTCTACCAGCCCATCATGTGTGCCCTGTGTCAGGAATTCTTGCTCACTGGTGAAGGATATCAATGCGAGGATTGTAGGTATGCCTGCCACAAGAAATGTTATCCGAAGGTTGTGACGAAGTGTATCAGCAAGTCGAACGCAGATGGC GAGGGAGACGAGGAAAAAATCAATCACAGAATCCCTCACAGATTCACTTCGTACACCAATATGTCTGCCAATTGGTGCTGTCATTGTGGATACATGCTTCCCTTCGGTCGTAAGAATGCTGTCAAGTGTTCTG AGTGTGCCCTCACTTGTCACCAAACGTGTTCACATCTTGTTCCAGATTTCTGTGGTATGACTATGGAGATGGCCAATTTACTGCTCAAGAATCTTCGTGACATCAAGACCACTCAGCACCGCAAACCTGTTCCttccacatccacatcatccAGTGTGTCTACTCTTCCCTCTTACCATTCTCAAGAAGCCCGTTCTCATCCAGTGCAATCTGCTGCGCCGCAACAACCGGCCCTGTCACCCCACCCACCTGCTGGTACTTTGCCCTCAGCAGACCAAAGGCCAATTCAACCACAAGCTCAAAACCAGCAGACTGGTGCCTATGATAATCTTCGTCCTGCTGGTGGCAGAGCAATGCCCCAATTGCCACCTGTCGCAGTGCCAAGCAGCAAAATTAGCTTTGAGGGCGAGAGACCGCAAGAGCCTCATGCCCAAATTCATCCGGTTATGCCTTCGGCTCAGCCCCAACCACAAACTCTCCCACCTAGTGCTCAATCTGTTCAACCCCCTGTCAAACCTCATTATGTTCCTCAACCCCCTGTCCAACAACAAGTGACGCAGAGGTTGCCTCCTCAGCAGCCGGTCATGACtagaaagaggaaggtgggACTGGATGATTTCAACTTTTTAGCAGTGCTGGGTAAGGGTAATTTTGGAAAGGTCATGCTTGCCGAGGAAAAGACTTCAAGCAATTTGTACGCCATCAAGGTCCTGAAGAAAGAGTTTATTATTGAGAACGACGAGGTTGAGAG TACTCAATCCGAGAAACGTGTGTTTTTGGCTGCTGCGCAGGAACgtcatcccttccttctaGGTCTTCACTCTTGTTTCCAAACGGAGACTCGTGTTTATTTCGTCATGGAGTACATCTCTGGTGGTGATCTCATGCTTCATATCCAGAAAAAACAGTTTACTCTCCGTCAAGCCAAGTTTTACGCGTGTGAAGTTCTGCTTGCATTGCAGTACTTCCACTCGAAAGGCATCATCTACCGAGATTTGAAGCTGGATAACATTTTGTTGACATTGGATGGTCATGTGAAGGTAGCAGACTATGGGTTGTGTAAAGAGGAGATGTGGTTTGGTAAGACGACGAGCACCTTCTGTGGTACCCCTGAATTTATGGCACCTGAG ATCCTTCTTGAACAACGTTATGGCCGTGCGGTGGATTGGTGGGCCTTCGGTGTGTTGACATATGAGATGTTGCTGGGACAATCTCCTTTCCgaggcgaagatgaagatgaaatcTTCGACGCTAttttggaggatgagccTTTATACCCTATTACTATGCCTCGGGATGCTgtgtctcttcttcaacga CTTCTTACTCGTGATCCTACGCGGCGACTTGGTGCTGGCGAAGGGGACGCTGAAGAAATCAAGCAACACTTATTCTTCCGCGATGTCAACTTTGACGATGTCTATCATAAAAGAATCCCACCACCATACTTCCCGGTGATCGGTAATGCTACTGACACTAGCAATTTTGATCAGGAGTTTACAAGGGAGCAGCCCACATTGACTCCGGTTCATACGCAACTGAGCGAGGCGGACCAAAAGGAGTTTGCTGGCTTCTCTTGG ATTGCTCCTTGGGCTGCAGCACAAGCCTAG
- a CDS encoding flavoprotein — MFISRLAARQARVQSHLPRHIAYRSFTSTITIGMSMNDDLLTKAVLPDNELKNGEKKAVDFGEGKVLLSKINGNVYATSAFCTHYGAPLEKGVLSHDGRLVCPWHGACFNVCSGDVEDAPGLDSLWSFSTNVKNGQIEVTASKKEVTSKVGRIVARKRTKDQVQVAEETVVIVGGGSGGIHTLESLRMNGFGGKIVLISAENYAPIDRTKMSKQLLDDVGKLQWRTPDELRDSFGVDFHPGTNVTKVDFEAQTVTDSSGVVYNYNYLVLSPGGRPKKIPIPGADLKGVVTLRHVEDTKTINSFITKDSDVVLIGTSFISMEAASAVLKKGPKSVTLVGMDEVPFQGLLGKEFGSALMENMKEQGIKFHMNAQIEKITASDSNPGHAGMLHIKGSDPIPANLVIMGTGVTPATSFLEGSVKLEKDGGVLVDEYLHLKGYKNVYAIGDIAHYIQYPDKFPRRVEHWNVASNHGREVAHNITHPENPVSYTKVPIFWSSIGKGLRYLGTGAGYDDMYVDGNFKDFKFAAYQAKGGKVTAVAAMQRDPIVSKASELMRLDLMPPLEEIKNGKDILQIELINKGQK; from the exons ATGTTCATTTCAAGATTAGCAGCTAGACAGGCTCGAGTGCAATCTCATCTACCAAGACACATCGCCTACAGAAGTTTCACATCAACGATCACTATTGGAATGTCAATGAACGACGACCTTTTGACCAAGGCAGTTTTGCCGGATAATGAATTGaaaaatggagaaaa GAAAGCCGTAGactttggagaaggaaaagtcCTCTTGTCTAAGATCAATGGCAATGTC TATGCCACTTCCGCTTTCTGTACTCAT TATGGGGCGCCTTTGGAAA AGGGTGTACTCTCTCATGATGGACGACTGGTATGCCCATGGCATGGTG CTTGCTTCAACGTTTGTTCCGGAGATGTGGAAGATGCTCCAGGTCTTGACTCTCTATGGTCATTTTCAACCAATGTGAAAAATGGCCAGATTGAGGTCACCGCCTCTAAAAAGGAAGTCACATCCAAAGTTGGAAGGATTGTTGCCAGAAAGAGGACCAAAGATCAAGTGCAAGTAGCTGAGGAGACAGTGGTAATCGTTGGTGGTGGGTCCGGCGGTATACACACACTCgagagtttgaggatg AACGGTTTCGGAGGAAAGATTGTTTTGATTTCTGCCGAAAACTATGCTCCCATTGATCG GACCAAGATGTCCAAGCAATTGTTAGACGACGTTGGGAAACTTCAGTGGCGCACGCCTGATGAACTTCGGGACAGTTTCGGTGTTGACTTCCACCCTGGTACT AATGTTACCAAAGTTGACTTTGAGGCTCAAACTGTCACAGATTCTTCCGGTGTAGTATACAATTATAACTATCTCGTTCTTTCTCCAGGTGGCCGTCCCAAAAAGATTCCCATCCCTGGAGCTGACCTTAAGGGTGTTGTGACACTCCGCCACGTTGAGGATACCAAGACTATCAATTCGTTTATCACCAAGGACTCTGACGTAGTGCTCATCGGGACTAGCTTTATCTCAATGGAAGCTGCAAGCGCGGTGCTAAAGAAGGGACCTAAAAGCGTTACTCTAGTGGGAATGGATGAGGTTCCATTCCAAGGTCTGCTGGGGAAAGAATTTGGCTCAGCCCTCATGGAG AATATGAAGGAGCAAGGAATCAAATTTCACATGAACGCCcagattgagaagatcaCCGCCTCCG ACTCTAATCCTGGCCATGCGGGGATGCTTCACATCAAAGGGTCCGACCCCATCCCGGCTAATCTCGTTATCATGGGCACTGGTGTCACCCCCgccacctccttcctcgaAGGCAGCGTCAAACTTGAAAAGGATGGCGGTGTCCTAGTCGATGAGTACCTCCACCTCAAAGGTTATAAAAATGTGTATGCCATTGGTGATATCGCACATTATATTCAGTATCCCGACAAGTTCCCGAGAAGGGTGGAGCATTGGAATGTTGCCAGTAACCAC GGACGAGAGGTCGCCCACAATATTACCCACCCAGAGAATCCAGTGAGCTACACCAAGGTTCCAATTTTCTGGTCTTCGATTGGCAAGGGTCTCCGATACCTTGGGACTGGGGCAGGCTACGATGACATGTATGTCGACGGAAATTTCAAAGACTTCAAG TTTGCCGCTTACCAGGCCAAAGGGGGCAAAGTAACCGCTGTTGCGGCCATGCAGCGAGACCCCATTGTCTCCAAAGCTTCAGAGCTGATGAGGCTTGATTTGATGCCGCCTCTGGAAGAGATTAAGAATGGCAAGGATATCTTGCAAATTGAGCTGATTAATAAGGGCCAGAAATGA